The Oceanispirochaeta sp. M1 DNA segment GAATACAACACCTTCTTCCATGTAAATAACTTCTACGTCTGCGCCATCATTGATTAATGTTAGACAAGGATCTTCATAGGATAATCCAATAGTATATTCACCATCTCGCACACCTTTCCAGACTCCTGAACTTGAACCTAATACTTTTAAGTTTTTGAAAATTTCTGTTACTTTTGCCCAGGCAGTTTCATCTTCATATCCACCAAAGTCAATTAACATATTTGTTAAATGAGCAAATGAACTTGATGATTTTGCAGGGTCGCCAGAGACTATTTGACCTTCTAACTGAGCTCCGTATGTAATAATGTCTTCATATCCTGTAATAGTAACACCAGGTAATTTTTCTGCTAATTTAGTTTTATTAATAACAATTACACTACCGTCAAGGGTATTTTTAGTTACATAACCACTCTCATTTCGATAAGCTTCAACTAATTTAGAATCATTTTTACTAACATAATCTGCCCACAAAGCTTTTTGTGCCAGGATTGTTGCATAGCTACCACCATACATAACATCACCCTGTGGATCATGTTTTTCAGATTCGATACGTTTAAGGCATTCACCTGTACCGGCTGAAATAATTTCTACTTCGATACCATATTTTTCTTCGAATGGTTTTTCTACTGCATTGAGAAGACCTTCAGAGTTGGGTGAATACACAACCAGCTTCATTTCTTCTTTCTGTACTTCCCCTGCTTCATTAGAGTCCTGAGATCCAGTAGCTGCAACATTGAAACTTACAAGCATAAATACTGCTGCTACCATCATTAAAAATCTTTTCATATCGACCTTCCTTTGATAAGTGATAAATAATTTTACCACCACTATCTGCAGCACGATATACCACTAAAAGATAGACTTTAGACGAAAAGAAGCCAAATCTGAATAATTATTGATTTTTTTGGACTAGTTCAGTAACAGAATACCCCGTATAGTTCTTGAACTTTGCACAAAAGTACTTGTAATCGCTATACCCGACCATCTTTGCAATTTTATAGATAGGTAAATCATTTAGATTCATAAATTGAATAGCCTTATATATTCTATAGCGATTTAAAGTTGTATTGAATGTAAGATCATGCTCTTTCAGTTTGTTTTTTATAGAGGAAATACTATAGTTCAGTTCATTTGCAACATCATTTAAAACTATTTTATGCATATAATTATCTTTTATAAATGTAATAATTGATTGGAACAAAGAATCTTCAATATGTAGATCTTTATACACTGTCGATAAATCTTTAATTTGATATTTAGTATTATTTAACAAATTCTTATCGTTAAGATTGTTGATTGCTTTTTTTAACGAAACCTCCAGTAACTGATGATCTAAAGGTTTAACCAGATATTCTGTAACTCCATAGGAAATCGCTTTTTTTGCATACTCAAAATCACTATGGCCACTTAGAATAATAAATTCATACTTTTTTTTATCTTCGATCCTACTAATCATTTCCAACCCACTCATAAGCGGCATTTTTATATCAGTAATAACAATATCTACAGAATTATTTTTTAGATACTCTAAACAGGAAACAGGATTATCAAAGTCTGCTGCAACCTTTAAGTTTAAACTCTGAAAGTCAAAACTAAATAGTAATCCCTTTCGAATAATATCCTCATCTTCACAAATAATTACATTATACATTCGCTTTCAGCTTCTTTTTAAACGTTATTTCAAAGACGGTGCCTTCACTGTCCCGCATGACATTCAGCAATGCATCTGGATATAGGATCATAAATCGCCTTAAAACGTTATGAATGCCAATATGGTTGGTCGGGTTCTTTTTCTGTTTACAGATTTGATTAATCTCTTTTATCATTTCATCGGTCATACTGGACCCATTATCCCGTATTCTAATGTAACATCGGTCATCGATCATTTCAGTTGAAATATCTATTCGTACATGCAAGCTCTCTGCAAATCCGTACTTTATACTATTGCTGACCAGGGGCTGAATTGCAAGCTTAGGAATTAAAACATCTTTGACCTTATCTGAGTTTGTAATTGAATATGTTAATTTCTCTTTAAACCGATATTTGAATAATTCCAGATATTTATTAATATAAGTCAGATCGTTTTCCACCGATGAATAGTTAATATTATTAGAAATTGAATACCTTAAAATTGAAGTTAAATCTAAAATATATTTTTCGGTCCCTTTAACATCGTACTGCATTGAATAACGAATTGTTTCTAATGAATTATATAAAAAATGAGGGTTAAACTGAGCATCAAGCTTTCTTTTTTCAAAAATGCTATTAGTTTCACTTAATTCTTTATTTAAAATAATTTCAGAATTCAACTTATCTAACATCTCATTAACGTTAATAGCCAGACTGTTAAAGTCATCATCAAGGTTTTCATTAATTCTATGATCCAGATTACCCATTGATACAGTATTTGTATCAGCAATAATGGACTCAAAACTCTGAGCATTTTCCCTTGCAATTTTTTTTATTATTTTATAAGAGAACGCGACTACAACAAGTAGTATTAAAAGAAATATAGAGAATACTATTAAATACCATCTGCTTAGACTGATATATTTTTCGAGAAAATAAATAGAGTAAAAGTCCTTTTCTACTCTGGTGACATGATAATTTGCGTTATCAATCGTATAATTTTTAACATATTTTAAGTTCAGACTTTTTTCTAATATTTTATAATTATTTGTAGCAATAATACTATCAAAACGATCAGTAATAACATAATCGCCTGTGTTAGGTAATAAAGAATAATTCAGATCTCTTATATCGATTGAATACATATCAAAACCAATGAGCTTTGAATCTTTGTATAAACCGCCATAATAAATCAAACTCGCCGTATGAGTCTTATAATTGGGATACAAAATATACTTAATCGGGGAGTCATTTTTAACTCGATCTCTAATTATGTTTAAATAAATTTTGTATTGTGGTAACAGGTGATAAGATTCCTGATATATAGGATTTGCGCTCATATCATAAATATTATAGCTATAGCGAACATTTATTGTCCGGGAAAATGAATAGTTAGAACTTGAAACAAGTTTTCTGCTGACATGATTATCCTGTATTGCCTGTAAATACTCATTATCAGAATTATGTGAACTTATTTGTAAAGTAATTTTATCAGTTAAATTTATAAATGATTTGTTTACCAATTCT contains these protein-coding regions:
- a CDS encoding extracellular solute-binding protein, which produces MKRFLMMVAAVFMLVSFNVAATGSQDSNEAGEVQKEEMKLVVYSPNSEGLLNAVEKPFEEKYGIEVEIISAGTGECLKRIESEKHDPQGDVMYGGSYATILAQKALWADYVSKNDSKLVEAYRNESGYVTKNTLDGSVIVINKTKLAEKLPGVTITGYEDIITYGAQLEGQIVSGDPAKSSSSFAHLTNMLIDFGGYEDETAWAKVTEIFKNLKVLGSSSGVWKGVRDGEYTIGLSYEDPCLTLINDGADVEVIYMEEGVVFLPAGCAIIKDAKHPEAAKLFMDFITSKEVQDVYGMTLTNRPVYDGVQTADYMKPIDQINVKVEDTSYISSHKQEIVDRYIDMFTSLDN
- a CDS encoding response regulator, producing MYNVIICEDEDIIRKGLLFSFDFQSLNLKVAADFDNPVSCLEYLKNNSVDIVITDIKMPLMSGLEMISRIEDKKKYEFIILSGHSDFEYAKKAISYGVTEYLVKPLDHQLLEVSLKKAINNLNDKNLLNNTKYQIKDLSTVYKDLHIEDSLFQSIITFIKDNYMHKIVLNDVANELNYSISSIKNKLKEHDLTFNTTLNRYRIYKAIQFMNLNDLPIYKIAKMVGYSDYKYFCAKFKNYTGYSVTELVQKNQ
- a CDS encoding sensor histidine kinase translates to MKFQTKLRKEFMAFFTKLILVVVFLFASIAVIVNFVNNNMNKNHSIELVNKSFINLTDKITLQISSHNSDNEYLQAIQDNHVSRKLVSSSNYSFSRTINVRYSYNIYDMSANPIYQESYHLLPQYKIYLNIIRDRVKNDSPIKYILYPNYKTHTASLIYYGGLYKDSKLIGFDMYSIDIRDLNYSLLPNTGDYVITDRFDSIIATNNYKILEKSLNLKYVKNYTIDNANYHVTRVEKDFYSIYFLEKYISLSRWYLIVFSIFLLILLVVVAFSYKIIKKIARENAQSFESIIADTNTVSMGNLDHRINENLDDDFNSLAINVNEMLDKLNSEIILNKELSETNSIFEKRKLDAQFNPHFLYNSLETIRYSMQYDVKGTEKYILDLTSILRYSISNNINYSSVENDLTYINKYLELFKYRFKEKLTYSITNSDKVKDVLIPKLAIQPLVSNSIKYGFAESLHVRIDISTEMIDDRCYIRIRDNGSSMTDEMIKEINQICKQKKNPTNHIGIHNVLRRFMILYPDALLNVMRDSEGTVFEITFKKKLKANV